Proteins found in one Deltaproteobacteria bacterium IMCC39524 genomic segment:
- a CDS encoding DUF1858 domain-containing protein: MSVITKDMTFHEVMQKSPDVVKVLGSFNLGCVGCMGAINETLEQGAMAHGLDVEELLTALNAIF; the protein is encoded by the coding sequence ATGTCTGTAATCACTAAAGATATGACCTTTCACGAAGTTATGCAAAAAAGCCCTGATGTTGTGAAAGTTCTAGGGTCCTTTAACCTTGGCTGCGTTGGCTGTATGGGCGCCATCAACGAAACCCTCGAGCAGGGCGCTATGGCTCACGGTCTTGATGTTGAAGAGCTGCTGACAGCACTGAACGCAATCTTTTAA
- a CDS encoding aspartate carbamoyltransferase catalytic subunit gives MSFQHKHILGIEQMTKEDIQMILDTADSFKEINSREIKKVPTLRGKTIINAFFEASTRTRLSFEIAGKRLSADTVNISGSTSSVVKGETLEDTAKNIEAMAPDIIVIRHGHSGAPHYLSERVGCSVVNAGDGAHEHPSQALLDLMTMREHKGSIEGLEVAIVGDITHSRVARSDIYALSRMGAKVRLCGPGTMMPIGIERLGNVEVFTDIREAIEGADVVMMLRIQMERQSNILLPSLREYARFYGLNPTNLKLAKPDAIVMHPGPMNRGVEISSAVADGGQNVILDQVENGVATRMALLYLVSGVESMQTND, from the coding sequence ATGTCATTCCAGCACAAACATATTCTTGGCATTGAGCAGATGACCAAAGAGGACATTCAGATGATCCTCGATACGGCTGATTCTTTTAAAGAGATCAATTCCCGCGAAATCAAGAAGGTTCCGACCTTGCGCGGCAAGACGATTATCAACGCCTTTTTTGAAGCCAGCACGCGGACCCGGCTTTCTTTCGAGATCGCCGGCAAACGGCTCTCTGCAGACACGGTTAATATCTCCGGATCGACGTCATCAGTCGTCAAAGGTGAGACGCTTGAAGATACCGCTAAAAACATCGAAGCGATGGCTCCTGATATCATCGTTATCCGCCACGGTCATTCCGGTGCACCGCACTACCTGTCTGAGCGGGTAGGCTGTTCGGTTGTCAACGCTGGCGACGGAGCTCATGAGCACCCAAGCCAAGCCTTGCTGGACCTGATGACCATGCGTGAGCATAAAGGCAGCATAGAAGGTCTTGAAGTTGCCATTGTTGGCGACATCACTCATAGCCGGGTCGCACGCTCCGATATTTACGCTCTGTCCAGAATGGGCGCCAAGGTTCGTTTGTGCGGACCGGGAACCATGATGCCGATCGGTATTGAACGACTTGGCAACGTGGAAGTCTTTACCGACATACGTGAGGCCATAGAAGGCGCTGACGTCGTCATGATGCTGCGCATCCAGATGGAGCGGCAGAGCAATATCCTGCTGCCCAGCCTGCGCGAATATGCCCGATTCTACGGTCTCAACCCAACCAACCTGAAGCTGGCCAAGCCGGATGCGATAGTCATGCACCCGGGCCCGATGAACCGCGGCGTGGAAATCTCCTCAGCGGTTGCCGACGGCGGGCAGAACGTCATCCTCGACCAGGTAGAGAACGGTGTCGCCACAAGAATGGCGCTCCTCTATCTCGTCAGTGGCGTCGAATCAATGCAAACCAACGATTAA
- the carB gene encoding carbamoyl-phosphate synthase large subunit: MPKRTDIKKILIVGAGPIVIGQACEFDYSGTQACKALKEEGYEVVLLNSNPATIMTDPDFADRTYIEPVNPETLARIIAKERPQALLPTLGGQTALNCAVAVAKDGTLDKYNVELIGAKLPAIEKAEDRTLFKAAMENIGIAVPKSGLAHSREEAIEVIESIGFPVIIRPSFTLGGTGGGIAYNMEEYLQIAMSGIDASPTDEVLVEESVIGWKEFELEVMRDTADNVVIICSIENLDPMGVHTGDSITVAPAQTLTDKEYQLLRDASIRIIREIGVETGGSNIQFGINPDDGRMVVIEMNPRVSRSSALASKATGFPIAKIAAKLSIGYTLDEIPNDITRETYASFEPTIDYVVTKMPRFTFEKFPQADATLTTQMKSVGEAMSIGRTFKESLQKAMRSLEIGSCGFESRFFDDAELNRRTLDDSELHALEEKLRVPNCERLWYVADAMRAGLTINEIFALTYIDRWFLHKIEQLVAMEERLLKAKELLEQPEGEVFQTLLREAKQMGFSDMRLAKLWKSHEDKVRALRHKLNIRPVYKRVDTCGAEFEAFTPYLYSSYEEECEAEPTDRKKIMILGGGPNRIGQGIEFDYCCVHGVFALGEDGYETIMVNCNPETVSTDYDTSDRLYFEPLTFEDVLEIVHVEKPEGVIVQFGGQTPLKLAVALEKAGVPIIGTTPDAIDRAEDRERFQELLYKLGLKQPANGIARSVPESEKIAERVGYPVVVRPSYVLGGRAMEIVHDLQQLRDYMQHAVEASPDHPILVDKFLSQAIEVDVDALCDRKQVVIGGIMQHIEEAGIHSGDSACVLPPYSLDKSIVDEIRRQTVALALELGVCGLMNIQFAVKDDEIFLLEVNPRASRTSPFVSKATGRPLAKIAARIMAGKTLAELGVVEEIIPEHISIKESVFPFTKFPGVDSLLGPEMKSTGEVMGIDFEFGKAFAKAQLGANVRLPTSGQVFVSVKEEDKTAIVEPVLKLRDAGFEIVATSGTAAFLRAYGVQATPINKVKEGRPHCVDAIKNNQINLVFNTTFGTQSIIDSFSIRRSALMHNVAYFTTVAGIQAAADGILAMKRESLDVTPIQEYYPQNG, translated from the coding sequence ATGCCCAAAAGAACTGATATCAAGAAGATTCTCATCGTTGGTGCCGGGCCGATTGTTATCGGCCAGGCCTGCGAGTTTGACTATTCCGGGACCCAGGCCTGCAAGGCGTTGAAAGAGGAGGGCTACGAAGTCGTTCTTCTCAACTCCAACCCTGCAACGATCATGACCGATCCCGACTTTGCTGATCGCACCTACATCGAGCCGGTCAATCCTGAGACGCTGGCACGTATCATCGCCAAGGAAAGACCGCAAGCCCTGCTGCCAACCCTCGGTGGGCAGACAGCTCTTAACTGTGCTGTTGCAGTCGCTAAAGACGGCACTCTCGATAAATATAATGTTGAGCTGATCGGCGCGAAACTCCCGGCCATCGAAAAGGCCGAGGATCGTACCCTGTTTAAGGCGGCTATGGAGAACATCGGCATAGCTGTACCGAAATCCGGGCTGGCTCACAGTCGTGAAGAGGCGATCGAAGTTATCGAAAGCATTGGCTTCCCTGTTATTATCCGTCCTTCCTTTACTCTCGGCGGCACCGGCGGCGGCATTGCCTACAACATGGAAGAGTACCTGCAGATCGCCATGTCCGGGATCGATGCTTCGCCAACCGATGAGGTCCTGGTTGAAGAATCAGTCATCGGCTGGAAAGAGTTCGAGCTTGAGGTTATGCGTGACACAGCCGATAACGTGGTCATTATCTGTTCTATCGAGAACCTCGACCCCATGGGTGTCCACACGGGAGACTCCATTACTGTCGCGCCTGCACAGACACTGACTGACAAAGAGTATCAACTGCTGCGTGATGCCTCGATCAGGATTATTCGTGAGATCGGGGTTGAAACGGGCGGCTCTAACATCCAGTTCGGCATCAATCCTGATGATGGCCGCATGGTTGTTATCGAAATGAATCCTCGTGTATCGCGTTCTTCAGCGTTGGCCTCTAAAGCGACCGGCTTTCCGATCGCCAAGATCGCTGCCAAGCTTTCGATCGGCTACACTCTTGACGAAATCCCCAACGACATCACCCGCGAGACTTACGCGTCTTTTGAGCCGACTATCGACTATGTGGTCACCAAGATGCCGCGCTTCACCTTCGAAAAGTTTCCCCAAGCCGACGCGACCTTGACGACCCAGATGAAGTCTGTCGGTGAGGCCATGTCGATTGGCCGGACTTTCAAGGAGAGCCTGCAGAAAGCAATGCGTTCGCTGGAGATTGGTTCCTGTGGCTTCGAGAGCCGTTTTTTTGATGACGCTGAGCTGAATCGTCGCACCCTTGACGACTCGGAGCTCCATGCTCTTGAGGAAAAGTTACGGGTCCCCAATTGTGAGCGCCTCTGGTATGTCGCTGACGCCATGCGTGCAGGCTTGACGATCAACGAGATCTTCGCTTTAACGTATATTGATCGCTGGTTTCTGCACAAAATTGAGCAACTCGTGGCGATGGAGGAACGGTTACTCAAGGCAAAAGAACTGCTGGAGCAACCTGAGGGGGAAGTCTTCCAGACGTTGCTACGCGAAGCCAAGCAGATGGGCTTCTCGGATATGCGCCTGGCCAAACTCTGGAAGAGCCACGAAGACAAAGTCCGTGCTCTTCGTCACAAGCTCAACATCAGGCCCGTCTACAAACGGGTTGACACCTGCGGAGCGGAATTCGAAGCCTTTACCCCTTATCTTTACTCTTCATACGAAGAAGAATGCGAAGCGGAGCCGACGGATCGCAAGAAGATCATGATCCTCGGCGGTGGGCCAAACCGTATCGGCCAGGGCATCGAGTTTGATTACTGCTGCGTCCACGGCGTCTTTGCCCTCGGTGAAGATGGCTACGAGACCATCATGGTTAACTGTAACCCGGAGACGGTTTCAACCGACTATGACACCTCGGATCGCCTTTACTTTGAGCCTTTAACCTTTGAGGACGTGCTTGAGATCGTTCATGTCGAGAAGCCTGAGGGCGTCATCGTACAGTTTGGCGGGCAGACGCCGCTTAAGCTTGCTGTTGCACTGGAAAAGGCTGGCGTGCCGATCATTGGCACTACTCCGGACGCGATCGACCGTGCTGAGGATCGTGAACGTTTCCAGGAGCTCCTGTACAAGCTGGGTTTGAAGCAGCCTGCAAACGGCATTGCTCGCTCGGTTCCCGAGTCGGAGAAGATCGCCGAGCGCGTTGGTTACCCTGTTGTTGTCAGACCAAGTTATGTGTTGGGCGGAAGGGCCATGGAAATCGTCCACGACCTGCAGCAACTGCGTGACTACATGCAACATGCGGTAGAAGCCTCTCCCGATCATCCGATCCTGGTCGATAAATTCCTGAGCCAGGCGATCGAGGTCGATGTGGACGCACTTTGTGACCGCAAGCAGGTTGTTATCGGCGGCATCATGCAGCACATTGAGGAGGCGGGTATCCACTCGGGAGATTCAGCCTGTGTGCTTCCTCCCTATTCCCTGGACAAGTCGATCGTTGATGAGATCCGTCGTCAAACAGTCGCCCTGGCCCTTGAACTGGGTGTTTGCGGCCTGATGAATATCCAGTTTGCGGTCAAAGATGATGAGATCTTCCTGCTTGAGGTCAATCCCCGTGCCAGCCGGACATCGCCCTTTGTCTCCAAGGCGACAGGAAGGCCCTTGGCCAAAATCGCCGCACGCATTATGGCAGGGAAGACTCTGGCAGAGCTTGGAGTCGTAGAAGAGATTATCCCTGAACACATCTCTATCAAAGAGTCGGTCTTCCCCTTTACCAAGTTCCCCGGTGTCGATAGTCTGCTTGGCCCTGAGATGAAGTCTACCGGCGAAGTCATGGGTATTGATTTTGAATTCGGCAAAGCCTTTGCCAAGGCCCAATTGGGTGCGAATGTCCGCCTGCCGACTTCGGGCCAGGTTTTTGTCAGCGTCAAGGAAGAGGATAAAACAGCGATCGTTGAACCGGTGCTTAAACTGCGTGATGCAGGTTTCGAGATCGTCGCAACCAGCGGCACAGCGGCTTTCCTGCGTGCCTACGGAGTTCAGGCGACTCCAATCAACAAGGTTAAGGAAGGGCGACCACACTGCGTAGACGCCATCAAGAACAACCAGATCAACCTGGTATTCAATACGACCTTCGGAACCCAGTCGATCATTGACTCATTTTCTATCCGTCGTTCAGCGCTTATGCACAACGTTGCCTACTTCACAACTGTCGCTGGAATACAGGCTGCGGCAGACGGGATTCTGGCCATGAAGCGTGAAAGTCTTGACGTTACGCCGATTCAGGAGTACTATCCCCAAAACGGGTAG
- a CDS encoding dihydroorotase, whose translation MAKILIKGGRVISPAQKLDKTCDILIEKGKIVAIGKGLDDKGAKVIDAAGKIITPGLVDIHVHLRDPGLEYKEDIASGTLSAVTGGFTSVACMPNTQPVNDNQTVTSYILNKAAQEGHCRVFPIASISKGLNGESLTGMGELKELGVTAVSDDGKPVSNPQLMRRAMEYAKPFGLTIVSHAEDLDLVGSGVMNEGPVSTELGLKGITWVSEDSATAREVMLAECTGANLHVAHVSTRGSIDIVRQAKKRGVSVTCEVAPHHFTLTDEAVRGYNTNAKMNPPLRGAEDKEAVRQGLADGTVDAIATDHAPHHIDEKNVEFNIAMNGIVGLETALPLSLQLVKDGVIDLPRAIALLTSGPAGALNLPVGQLQEGGDADIAIIDTELEWTVDAQKLASKSKNTPFDGWKMKGAAVCTIVAGKIAYQR comes from the coding sequence ATGGCTAAAATACTGATTAAAGGCGGACGGGTGATCAGCCCGGCGCAAAAGCTTGATAAGACCTGCGATATCCTGATCGAAAAGGGCAAGATCGTCGCGATCGGCAAAGGTCTTGATGACAAAGGCGCCAAGGTTATCGACGCCGCTGGCAAAATTATCACTCCCGGCCTGGTCGATATTCATGTCCACTTGCGCGATCCGGGCCTTGAATACAAAGAAGACATCGCCTCCGGCACTCTCTCAGCGGTCACCGGCGGCTTTACTTCCGTGGCTTGCATGCCGAACACGCAACCGGTTAACGACAACCAGACCGTCACCAGTTACATTCTGAATAAAGCGGCCCAGGAAGGCCATTGTCGTGTGTTCCCGATCGCCAGCATCAGCAAAGGCCTAAACGGCGAATCACTGACGGGCATGGGCGAGCTGAAAGAGCTGGGCGTCACGGCGGTCTCCGATGATGGCAAGCCGGTTAGCAATCCTCAGTTGATGCGCCGCGCCATGGAATATGCCAAACCTTTCGGTCTGACGATCGTGTCCCACGCGGAAGACCTCGACCTGGTTGGCTCCGGAGTGATGAACGAAGGACCTGTCTCAACAGAGCTCGGGCTTAAAGGGATCACCTGGGTCTCGGAAGACTCCGCGACCGCAAGAGAAGTGATGCTTGCTGAATGTACCGGTGCGAACCTTCACGTTGCACATGTTTCCACGAGGGGCTCGATCGACATCGTGCGTCAGGCGAAAAAACGCGGTGTCTCAGTCACCTGTGAAGTCGCCCCGCATCATTTCACCTTGACCGATGAGGCCGTTCGCGGCTACAACACCAACGCCAAGATGAACCCACCTTTGCGCGGCGCAGAAGACAAGGAAGCCGTGCGCCAGGGTCTGGCTGATGGAACCGTTGATGCGATCGCTACAGATCACGCTCCCCACCATATTGATGAGAAAAACGTCGAATTCAATATTGCCATGAACGGCATCGTTGGCCTCGAGACCGCACTGCCTCTTTCTTTGCAGTTGGTTAAAGACGGTGTTATCGATCTGCCCAGGGCTATTGCTCTCTTGACCAGCGGCCCCGCAGGAGCCCTGAATCTCCCTGTCGGTCAATTGCAAGAAGGAGGGGACGCTGACATCGCAATCATAGACACTGAGTTGGAGTGGACAGTTGATGCCCAGAAGCTGGCGAGCAAGAGTAAAAACACCCCGTTTGATGGCTGGAAGATGAAGGGTGCTGCAGTCTGCACGATCGTCGCCGGCAAGATCGCATACCAGAGATAA
- the recG gene encoding ATP-dependent DNA helicase RecG — protein sequence MTKASTDQSHQNLSTPVVHLKGVGPRVAEKLAKLDIHTIEDLLYVLPHRYEDRRQFRKIAHLRDGVHEVFSGEILACGEATTSRARRKLFEAVVSDGTGQIVLKWFHYRKGSMEKRFAVGKRAVFTGEVKRYGATREIHHPDTEFLAQGQSLADYQSSDPLAFGRILPVYPLTEGLTQYTARKIWKQAVDSYAACVQSHLPADMIRKHKLQPLSEALQQIHWPSNDTNIDDLEKTSNPSLRSLVYDEFFFLELGLALKRRGVILEEGIPFNVTHKYTKPLAATLPYRLTGAQRRVLGEIKQDLMSPHPMNRLIQGDVGCGKTIVALMAALVAIENNTQVAVVAPTEILAEQHYLQFHVWFEQLGLKTALLRGKMPAAEKRELVESLRAGNVHLVVGTHAVLQEGVEFKKLGLGIIDEQHRFGVRQRAVLRGKGSNPHILVMTATPIPRTLSLTVYGDLALSVIDEMPPGRTPVETVVASEAQRGRVYSRLRQEIEQGNQAYIVYPLVEESEKSDLLAATEGAEQLKNEVFPQARLGLLHGRMKPAEKEEVMVRFKAHEIDILVATTVIEVGIDVPNATVMLVEHAERFGLAQLHQLRGRVGRGKASSICILLKSYRCSEEGEKRLEVMRATNDGFKIAEADLEIRGPGEFLGTRQSGLPDFRVANILRDGRILEEARKDAFAYADSKEFRDSKQVQEVLKERWGNRLELASIG from the coding sequence ATGACCAAAGCGTCCACAGACCAATCTCACCAAAACCTATCCACCCCCGTTGTTCATCTTAAAGGGGTTGGCCCTCGTGTCGCAGAAAAACTCGCCAAACTCGATATCCACACTATAGAAGACCTCCTTTACGTCCTGCCTCACCGTTACGAAGATCGTCGACAATTCAGGAAGATAGCTCACTTGCGTGATGGGGTACATGAAGTCTTTTCCGGGGAGATCCTGGCCTGTGGAGAAGCCACAACTTCGCGCGCGCGTCGCAAGCTCTTTGAAGCTGTCGTCAGTGATGGAACCGGGCAAATAGTCCTTAAGTGGTTTCATTACCGCAAAGGCAGCATGGAGAAGCGTTTCGCTGTCGGCAAGCGAGCTGTCTTTACGGGAGAGGTGAAGCGCTATGGGGCAACACGAGAAATCCATCACCCCGACACCGAGTTCCTCGCTCAAGGCCAATCCCTTGCTGATTATCAAAGCTCAGACCCCCTGGCTTTTGGCAGGATATTGCCCGTATATCCACTCACCGAGGGGTTGACTCAGTATACGGCTCGAAAAATATGGAAGCAGGCAGTTGACAGCTACGCAGCCTGTGTCCAGTCCCATCTGCCTGCTGATATGATCCGTAAGCACAAACTACAGCCACTTTCTGAGGCCTTGCAACAGATTCATTGGCCTTCAAACGACACCAACATCGACGATCTTGAGAAGACCAGCAATCCGTCACTCCGATCGCTGGTTTACGACGAGTTTTTCTTTTTGGAGTTGGGATTAGCTCTTAAGCGACGTGGCGTTATCCTTGAGGAAGGAATTCCTTTCAATGTCACCCATAAATACACTAAGCCTCTCGCGGCAACCTTGCCATATCGACTAACAGGTGCTCAACGCCGCGTTCTTGGTGAAATAAAACAAGACCTGATGTCTCCACACCCAATGAATCGATTGATCCAGGGCGACGTTGGTTGCGGGAAGACGATCGTCGCTTTAATGGCAGCACTGGTGGCAATCGAGAATAATACCCAGGTGGCAGTTGTTGCACCGACAGAGATCCTTGCTGAGCAGCACTATCTGCAATTTCATGTTTGGTTTGAGCAGTTGGGCCTAAAGACCGCACTTCTGCGTGGCAAGATGCCCGCCGCTGAAAAGCGTGAGCTTGTCGAATCATTAAGAGCGGGGAATGTCCATCTGGTGGTCGGCACCCATGCGGTTCTTCAGGAAGGTGTTGAATTCAAAAAGCTCGGTCTTGGTATTATTGACGAACAACACCGCTTTGGAGTTCGACAGCGTGCGGTGCTGAGAGGGAAGGGTAGCAATCCTCACATTCTGGTCATGACTGCGACTCCTATCCCGAGGACTTTATCGCTCACTGTTTATGGCGACCTGGCATTATCAGTGATCGACGAAATGCCTCCGGGGCGTACGCCTGTTGAAACAGTTGTTGCTTCAGAAGCTCAAAGAGGGCGTGTCTACAGTCGTTTAAGGCAGGAGATCGAGCAGGGCAACCAGGCCTACATCGTTTATCCTCTTGTTGAAGAGTCCGAAAAGAGTGACCTTTTGGCAGCGACAGAAGGCGCAGAACAGCTCAAAAACGAGGTCTTCCCTCAAGCGCGACTCGGTTTGCTGCACGGCCGGATGAAGCCGGCAGAAAAAGAAGAAGTCATGGTTCGCTTCAAGGCTCATGAAATTGACATCCTGGTGGCCACCACGGTTATTGAGGTCGGTATTGATGTTCCCAATGCAACAGTCATGCTGGTTGAACATGCCGAGCGATTTGGCCTTGCGCAGCTTCACCAACTGCGTGGCAGGGTCGGTCGAGGAAAAGCGAGCAGCATCTGTATATTATTGAAATCATATCGTTGTAGCGAAGAAGGTGAGAAACGACTTGAAGTTATGAGGGCAACCAATGACGGCTTTAAGATCGCTGAAGCAGATCTGGAGATTCGTGGCCCAGGGGAATTCCTCGGCACTCGACAGAGCGGTTTACCAGACTTTCGCGTTGCCAACATTCTGCGCGATGGACGGATTCTTGAAGAAGCTCGAAAAGACGCCTTTGCTTATGCCGACAGCAAGGAGTTCAGAGACTCAAAGCAGGTTCAGGAGGTGCTCAAAGAACGATGGGGCAACCGTCTTGAGTTGGCCAGTATTGGGTGA
- the carA gene encoding glutamine-hydrolyzing carbamoyl-phosphate synthase small subunit, translated as MKAALALADGRVFFGQALGASGEISGEVVFNTSMSGYQEILTDPSYRGEIVTMTYPLIGNYGINREDIESSRPHLAGFIVKEACDMPSNWRSEMTLDAYLKENNIIGLSGIDTRALVRHIRDKGAQTGIISTIDLDADSLVAKAKAAPSIVGQDLVQEVTCKEIYDWNEGTWDLADGYKKQQGPAKYKVVAYDFGIKYNILRNLVSKGCAVTVVPADTPAEEVLAMQPDGVFLSNGPGDPEPITYAQENIRQLLGKVPLFGICLGHQLLSIALGGSTYKLKFGHRGGNQPVRRGEGHNVEITSQNHGFAVDASTLQDDAVVTHINLNDNTVEGLKHKTMPAFSVQYHPEASPGPHDANYLFGEFIKLMESWKNRGA; from the coding sequence ATGAAAGCAGCATTGGCCCTGGCCGATGGAAGAGTTTTCTTCGGTCAAGCCTTAGGAGCCTCCGGTGAAATCTCCGGAGAGGTTGTTTTTAACACCAGTATGTCCGGTTACCAGGAGATCCTGACCGATCCGTCCTATCGTGGTGAAATCGTAACCATGACCTACCCATTGATCGGCAACTACGGGATCAACCGTGAAGACATTGAATCATCAAGACCTCACCTTGCCGGCTTTATCGTCAAGGAAGCCTGTGATATGCCGAGCAACTGGCGTTCGGAGATGACCCTTGATGCTTATCTAAAGGAAAACAACATCATCGGTCTCTCCGGGATCGATACCCGCGCGCTGGTACGTCATATCCGCGACAAAGGCGCCCAGACCGGTATTATTTCGACAATTGACCTGGATGCTGACAGCCTGGTGGCAAAAGCCAAGGCGGCGCCTTCAATCGTCGGCCAGGATCTCGTGCAGGAAGTGACCTGTAAGGAGATTTACGACTGGAATGAGGGGACCTGGGATCTGGCCGACGGCTATAAAAAACAGCAAGGTCCGGCTAAGTACAAGGTGGTCGCCTACGACTTCGGCATCAAATACAACATCTTGCGCAACCTGGTCAGTAAAGGCTGTGCCGTCACTGTTGTGCCTGCCGATACACCCGCAGAAGAAGTTCTGGCGATGCAGCCTGATGGCGTTTTCCTCAGCAACGGCCCCGGGGACCCTGAGCCGATCACTTATGCCCAGGAGAATATCCGCCAACTGCTCGGCAAGGTTCCACTCTTCGGCATCTGTCTCGGCCACCAGCTTCTCTCGATTGCGCTGGGCGGCAGCACCTACAAACTGAAATTCGGTCATCGCGGCGGCAACCAGCCTGTACGACGTGGAGAGGGTCACAATGTCGAGATCACATCGCAGAACCATGGCTTTGCGGTCGATGCCAGCACCCTGCAGGATGATGCGGTTGTCACGCACATCAATCTCAACGACAACACCGTTGAAGGCTTAAAGCATAAGACTATGCCGGCGTTCTCTGTACAGTATCATCCCGAGGCTTCACCGGGGCCTCACGACGCCAATTACCTGTTTGGTGAATTCATTAAGCTGATGGAAAGCTGGAAGAACCGTGGCGCGTAG
- a CDS encoding DUF933 domain-containing protein produces the protein MKIAILGLAQTGKKTLFTLLTGRSIPPTVKPGEAIEGSAAIKDSRVDALSDFYKPEKTTYAENQFVLCPDITASGTSRLWMDPAQRCDLLCLLIRSFDSPDVFHPAGSVDPERDRATIETELLLADMQLVETRLQRLAKDKKKGQTTEQALEEEVLQRFNTALEEERFLSTVELDPDEEHAIKSLELITRMPLLFAYNVSEDDIGKDFGPGVFTISCAIESEIAAIDDEGERTEFMEAMGITEPSLDRINAALYDALGLMSFYTSGEDECRAWTIRKGSSAPMAGGKIHSDIERGFIRVEVMKFDDLMAAGSEQAVKKAGKMQLNGKDYTIEDGDICHFLFNV, from the coding sequence ATGAAGATCGCAATATTGGGCCTGGCCCAGACGGGCAAGAAAACCCTCTTCACGCTGCTGACCGGACGATCCATACCCCCGACTGTCAAACCCGGTGAGGCCATCGAAGGTAGTGCTGCGATCAAAGACAGCCGTGTCGATGCTTTAAGCGATTTTTACAAGCCTGAAAAGACCACTTATGCCGAGAACCAGTTTGTACTCTGCCCTGACATTACCGCTAGCGGCACCTCGCGCCTCTGGATGGACCCGGCCCAGCGCTGTGATCTTCTCTGCCTGCTGATCAGATCCTTCGACTCGCCGGATGTTTTTCACCCCGCCGGATCGGTGGATCCAGAGCGTGATCGGGCCACGATCGAAACAGAGCTATTGCTGGCCGACATGCAGTTGGTCGAGACGCGCCTGCAGCGCCTCGCCAAAGACAAGAAGAAAGGTCAGACGACAGAGCAAGCTCTGGAAGAAGAAGTCCTTCAACGCTTCAACACGGCCCTGGAGGAGGAACGCTTCTTGAGCACCGTAGAACTTGATCCTGACGAAGAACATGCGATTAAAAGCCTCGAACTGATCACCCGTATGCCGCTCCTTTTTGCCTACAACGTCTCCGAGGATGACATCGGCAAAGATTTCGGACCTGGCGTCTTTACTATCTCCTGTGCGATCGAGAGCGAAATAGCGGCTATCGATGACGAAGGGGAGCGTACTGAATTCATGGAGGCAATGGGCATCACCGAACCGAGCCTCGACCGGATTAACGCCGCCCTTTACGACGCACTTGGCCTCATGAGCTTCTACACCTCTGGTGAAGACGAGTGCCGCGCCTGGACCATCCGCAAAGGCTCCAGCGCGCCAATGGCCGGTGGCAAGATCCACAGTGACATCGAACGAGGCTTTATCCGAGTCGAGGTTATGAAATTCGACGACCTGATGGCCGCAGGTTCTGAACAGGCTGTCAAGAAGGCGGGTAAGATGCAGCTAAATGGTAAAGACTACACGATTGAGGACGGTGATATCTGCCACTTCCTCTTTAACGTTTGA
- the greA gene encoding transcription elongation factor GreA, producing MSETVPMTPEGHQRLQEELKHLIRVERPKVIQDIAEARAHGDLSENAEYDAAKERQGFVEGRISEINGKMARCQVIDPSEMDTDKIVFGATVKLFDVESESEVTYRIVGQDEADIKAGLISINSPVAKALIGHRVDDEVNIKVPSGIRTYEIIDINYV from the coding sequence ATGTCAGAAACCGTACCGATGACACCTGAGGGACACCAGAGACTTCAGGAAGAACTAAAACACCTGATCCGCGTTGAACGTCCCAAGGTTATTCAGGATATTGCTGAAGCCCGCGCTCATGGCGATCTTTCAGAGAACGCCGAGTATGATGCGGCTAAAGAGCGCCAAGGCTTTGTTGAGGGTCGGATTTCTGAGATCAACGGTAAGATGGCTCGCTGCCAGGTTATCGATCCTTCAGAGATGGATACCGATAAAATCGTTTTCGGTGCAACCGTCAAACTGTTTGATGTCGAGTCAGAGAGTGAAGTGACTTACCGCATCGTCGGGCAGGATGAGGCGGACATCAAGGCTGGACTGATTTCCATCAACAGCCCGGTCGCCAAGGCCTTGATCGGTCATCGTGTTGATGATGAGGTGAACATCAAGGTACCATCAGGTATCAGAACTTACGAAATCATTGATATCAATTACGTTTAG